In Mangrovivirga cuniculi, the following proteins share a genomic window:
- a CDS encoding glycosyltransferase family protein: protein MQYKDRIALVKFLLNLEQKYKVERIEIEGIKIWPIIKKSIFFLQFNRNKKKSSQKKVRNTLYGKFRNKLLSLIRFCYSIFNLLFYYNLSKSKVVFSGAKGHRVFYNKHSVNRYFDPIIDQLEIHGGRGYLFEYSVTNNSKLYRRERVFKLTYLFPFFKFFTNFPSVSLKNDETDLNNILLEVQERYDLDKQLLLNKILSILFTVIVWAKIYSFIFKKVNPELSFGLCYYNNEMLGMNLAASRLGVMSIDMQHGAQGELHPMYTYNRKLLSDFEMLPDIYWVWDKVSGKNIENWIRPNKKVIYGGNPWIDFLKEKSISINVDKPVILITVQPLNPVLEKDILEVIYKSSDRYEWWIRYHPRMTLSEKNDFEKELKEFNILKKVNFDIPNELELPQLLEIASVHISRYSGSISEASMVGVPSIICDEIGLEIYKDLELNQTIFNGCLENSDEVLSLIDTVISLGKNDRKETNTEKDYKVILDEINS, encoded by the coding sequence ATGCAATATAAAGACCGGATTGCATTAGTGAAGTTTCTTTTAAATCTCGAACAAAAGTATAAAGTTGAAAGAATTGAAATTGAGGGGATTAAAATATGGCCAATTATTAAGAAGTCGATTTTTTTTCTTCAGTTCAATAGAAACAAAAAAAAGAGTTCTCAAAAAAAAGTAAGAAATACTCTATACGGAAAATTTAGAAACAAGCTCCTGTCGCTAATTAGATTTTGTTACTCAATTTTTAATCTCCTGTTTTATTACAATTTGAGTAAATCAAAAGTTGTATTCTCTGGAGCGAAAGGGCATCGCGTATTTTACAATAAACATTCTGTTAACAGGTATTTTGATCCAATTATTGATCAACTGGAAATTCATGGGGGAAGAGGTTATTTGTTTGAGTATTCAGTTACCAATAATTCAAAACTTTATAGAAGAGAAAGGGTTTTTAAACTAACTTATTTGTTTCCCTTTTTTAAATTTTTCACAAATTTCCCTTCTGTTTCTTTAAAAAATGATGAAACGGATTTAAATAATATCTTATTAGAAGTCCAAGAAAGATATGATCTAGATAAACAGTTACTTCTAAATAAAATTTTAAGTATTCTTTTTACTGTAATTGTTTGGGCCAAGATTTATTCATTTATTTTTAAAAAGGTTAATCCTGAATTAAGTTTTGGCTTATGTTATTATAATAATGAAATGTTGGGTATGAATCTAGCGGCCTCTCGTCTGGGGGTAATGTCAATTGACATGCAGCATGGAGCACAGGGAGAACTTCATCCAATGTACACTTATAATCGTAAACTTTTAAGTGATTTTGAAATGCTTCCTGATATCTATTGGGTTTGGGATAAAGTTTCTGGAAAAAATATTGAAAATTGGATTAGACCAAATAAAAAGGTAATCTATGGTGGAAATCCATGGATTGATTTTTTAAAAGAGAAATCTATTTCAATTAATGTTGATAAACCGGTAATATTAATCACGGTTCAACCTCTTAATCCTGTTCTAGAGAAAGATATTCTTGAAGTTATTTATAAAAGTAGTGATAGGTATGAATGGTGGATTAGGTATCATCCTAGAATGACTTTGTCTGAGAAAAACGATTTTGAAAAGGAGTTGAAGGAATTTAATATTCTAAAAAAGGTTAATTTTGATATCCCTAATGAACTTGAGTTGCCACAATTATTAGAAATTGCCTCCGTTCATATTTCACGTTATAGCGGTTCAATATCTGAAGCATCAATGGTAGGTGTACCTTCAATAATATGTGATGAAATAGGTTTGGAAATATATAAAGATCTTGAACTCAATCAGACTATATTTAATGGCTGTCTTGAAAATAGTGATGAAGTTTTATCTTTAATTGATACTGTTATTAGTCTTGGGAAAAATGATAGAAAGGAAACGAATACAGAAAAAGATTATAAAGTTATATTAGATGAGATTAATAGCTAA
- a CDS encoding MATE family efflux transporter: protein MPLQIAIRTIILGVLSVGLNILFIVHYKLGYMGWFWSSFIVGVLRNLSYFFPLNYILKLTPIFNFKWRYIRSALKISLPMVPHYYSSYLLESSDKLIMDVMKVPTANIGRYNIAYTVGKFTNSLGTASGLAVGPLLNGYYKKNDDKSAAGLIFILQISFLIITFILSIWMKELFGLLIKNVELASMYYLGVIIVMAYNYRPMYFGANAKLMYIEKTNLLWRVTFGAGIINLLLNICFIPIFGFEVAAYTTFVSYMVMGYSGYYFKVFSDNSDAKFYPMFWLLLTIILTVFAKITVEFEQQYKIFISFITLGIGTLFIYKINNKIHAI from the coding sequence ATGCCTTTACAAATAGCTATCAGAACAATTATTTTAGGTGTTTTATCTGTGGGGCTTAACATTTTATTTATAGTTCATTATAAGCTGGGATATATGGGATGGTTCTGGTCATCATTTATAGTTGGTGTATTACGTAATTTATCCTATTTTTTTCCTCTGAATTATATATTGAAATTAACTCCAATATTTAATTTTAAATGGAGATATATTCGTTCTGCTTTGAAAATAAGTTTACCCATGGTTCCTCATTACTATTCTTCGTATTTACTGGAAAGTAGTGACAAATTGATAATGGATGTGATGAAAGTTCCTACTGCAAATATTGGAAGATATAATATCGCATATACTGTAGGGAAATTCACAAATTCATTGGGTACCGCCAGTGGATTAGCCGTTGGTCCACTGTTAAATGGATATTATAAAAAAAATGATGATAAGTCAGCCGCAGGCTTAATATTTATTCTTCAGATCTCATTCCTGATTATAACTTTTATTCTTTCAATATGGATGAAAGAGTTATTCGGATTACTAATTAAAAATGTAGAATTGGCATCGATGTATTATTTGGGGGTCATAATTGTTATGGCTTATAATTACAGGCCAATGTATTTTGGAGCTAACGCAAAACTAATGTATATAGAAAAAACCAATTTACTCTGGAGAGTGACATTTGGAGCAGGTATTATTAATTTATTATTGAACATATGTTTTATACCAATTTTCGGATTTGAGGTTGCAGCATATACAACCTTTGTTTCTTATATGGTAATGGGTTATTCAGGGTATTATTTCAAAGTTTTTTCGGATAATTCTGATGCTAAATTTTATCCTATGTTTTGGTTGCTCTTAACAATTATATTAACTGTTTTTGCTAAAATAACTGTTGAGTTTGAGCAGCAATACAAAATTTTTATTTCCTTCATAACTCTTGGTATAGGCACGTTATTTATTTATAAAATTAACAATAAAATACATGCAATATAA
- a CDS encoding SGNH/GDSL hydrolase family protein, protein MVKRILVFTDSLGLPRELPETCEFEETWPYLLKEVFLVHQVSIGGGTIGDLLRQVSYHKMFKPDIVIIQSGIVDCAPRSLKHFELDLIKRIPFISNVLLKLIKKNSKSLRKIRKTSYTSPEDFKEKNGRIKMSLKDSNIYALSILPASEKYEKKVPGITQSIAKYNSILKELYLDKFIDLNDIPREFIMSDSIHLNSKGQRYIYKLILEKLSNA, encoded by the coding sequence ATGGTAAAAAGAATTTTGGTTTTTACAGATTCATTAGGCTTACCAAGAGAATTACCTGAGACCTGTGAATTTGAGGAAACTTGGCCATATCTATTGAAAGAGGTTTTTTTAGTCCATCAAGTTTCTATAGGTGGAGGAACAATAGGCGATTTATTAAGGCAGGTTTCTTATCATAAAATGTTTAAGCCAGATATTGTAATTATTCAAAGTGGGATAGTTGATTGTGCTCCAAGGTCATTGAAACATTTTGAGCTTGATTTAATAAAAAGAATTCCTTTTATATCAAATGTTCTTCTTAAACTAATAAAGAAAAATTCAAAATCATTACGTAAAATTCGTAAAACCAGCTATACATCACCAGAAGATTTTAAAGAAAAAAATGGTCGTATAAAAATGAGTTTAAAAGATAGTAATATATATGCACTATCAATTTTGCCCGCATCTGAAAAATATGAAAAGAAAGTTCCTGGTATAACTCAAAGCATTGCAAAATATAATTCTATTTTGAAGGAACTTTATTTAGATAAATTTATTGACCTAAATGATATTCCTAGAGAGTTTATTATGTCGGATTCTATTCACCTAAATTCTAAAGGCCAAAGATATATTTATAAATTAATTTTGGAAAAACTTTCAAATGCTTAA
- a CDS encoding cytidylyltransferase domain-containing protein has protein sequence MKIGVLITARLKSSRLPLKLIMDLNGKSVVEHVINRAKQIKNIDKAVLCTSTNSQDSILTDICLDNNIHYFLGSEEDVLGRMYNAARFYGLDYIVSITGENPLFSIENANLVVNEFKNNLNTDFIYTEGLPIGCSVYGLNVKALELICEIKEEVDTEIWGYLINRPEVFNVKCIDQTLKNIESNFRLTIDYQEDFILMNEIFKNFSSNYIPNIYDVDSLFEKNPNLKFINSDKVQATVDDLVIKRINDFYRKNHDQIIKRKEKIYKNQI, from the coding sequence ATGAAAATAGGTGTATTAATTACCGCAAGACTAAAATCTTCGAGATTACCACTTAAGTTAATCATGGATTTAAATGGTAAATCTGTAGTCGAGCATGTAATCAACAGAGCTAAGCAAATCAAAAATATTGATAAGGCAGTATTATGTACTTCAACTAATTCTCAGGATAGTATTCTAACTGATATATGCCTGGATAATAATATTCATTATTTTTTAGGATCAGAGGAAGATGTTTTGGGTAGGATGTATAATGCTGCTAGATTTTATGGGTTGGATTATATTGTGAGTATAACTGGTGAGAATCCCTTGTTTTCTATTGAAAATGCAAATCTAGTAGTTAATGAATTTAAAAATAACCTAAATACGGATTTTATTTATACTGAGGGTCTACCTATTGGTTGTTCTGTATATGGGCTTAATGTTAAAGCTTTGGAGTTAATTTGTGAGATTAAAGAGGAAGTTGATACAGAAATATGGGGGTACTTAATAAATAGACCGGAGGTATTTAATGTGAAATGTATTGACCAAACTTTGAAAAATATTGAATCAAATTTTAGATTAACCATAGATTATCAGGAAGATTTTATTCTTATGAATGAAATTTTTAAAAACTTTTCATCTAATTATATTCCCAATATTTATGATGTTGATTCCTTATTTGAAAAAAATCCAAATTTGAAATTCATTAATTCAGATAAGGTCCAAGCAACTGTTGATGATTTAGTAATCAAAAGGATAAATGATTTTTATAGGAAAAATCATGACCAAATAATAAAGCGGAAGGAAAAGATTTATAAAAATCAAATTTAA
- a CDS encoding N-acetylneuraminate synthase family protein has translation MHFYKKPYLIGETAFHHQGDVNYLFKLIDEGIKAGVDTLKFHLLFDLDDYFIKDHEAYEVLDNMIIPENDWNEIHSYCLKKGINPIYLCNDVKAIRWVNKKDKNSVLGIEIHATGINDIFLLEEASKFTSSVFLGTGGSTFDEIEFAISYLKNKGKQNIILMHGFQSYPTNYKDAILSKLSVLRDLYKLPVGYADHTDPKDEYNSFISTMGVASGFNILEKHFTLDTSKKRIDSQAAVSLDQLKQIRNLMNVAYEAFSFDRRLDMSDSEKAYGDVGPMKKALVVAKDLEEGHEIQITDLAYKRTNNSVPVKQNEIFSFLGEVTNQKIDKDTPINYNLVDYKFKKPDVSQFFVKEK, from the coding sequence ATGCATTTTTATAAAAAACCATATTTAATAGGAGAAACTGCATTTCATCACCAAGGAGATGTGAATTACTTATTTAAGTTAATAGATGAGGGAATCAAAGCTGGGGTAGATACACTGAAATTTCATTTATTATTTGATCTTGATGATTATTTCATTAAAGATCATGAAGCATATGAGGTGCTTGATAATATGATTATTCCAGAAAATGATTGGAATGAAATTCATTCTTATTGTTTAAAAAAAGGTATTAATCCTATTTACTTGTGTAATGATGTAAAAGCAATAAGATGGGTAAATAAGAAGGACAAAAATAGTGTATTAGGCATTGAAATACATGCAACTGGAATTAATGATATATTTTTATTAGAGGAAGCTTCAAAATTCACATCCTCAGTTTTTCTTGGTACAGGTGGTTCTACGTTTGATGAAATAGAATTTGCTATATCATATTTGAAAAATAAAGGTAAGCAAAACATAATATTAATGCATGGATTTCAATCTTATCCAACAAACTATAAAGATGCTATTTTATCAAAATTATCTGTATTAAGAGACTTATATAAATTGCCTGTAGGATACGCTGATCATACGGATCCAAAAGATGAGTATAATTCGTTTATCAGCACAATGGGAGTAGCTTCAGGTTTTAATATTCTTGAAAAACATTTTACACTAGATACTAGTAAAAAACGAATTGATTCTCAGGCAGCCGTAAGTTTAGATCAATTAAAACAAATTCGAAACTTAATGAATGTTGCCTATGAAGCTTTTTCGTTTGATAGAAGATTGGATATGAGTGATAGTGAAAAGGCTTATGGTGATGTTGGACCAATGAAAAAAGCACTAGTAGTTGCAAAAGACTTAGAAGAAGGTCATGAAATTCAAATCACTGATCTAGCATATAAAAGAACAAACAATAGCGTACCTGTAAAGCAAAATGAAATTTTTTCCTTTTTGGGAGAAGTTACCAATCAAAAAATAGATAAAGATACTCCTATCAATTATAATCTTGTAGATTATAAATTTAAAAAACCAGATGTGTCACAATTTTTTGTAAAAGAGAAATGA
- a CDS encoding nucleotidyltransferase family protein: MTDFRRHLITKGTKIKDALVQLNDLASDAILFVVDESNKLIGSLTDGDVRRGLIKGIQIDAQVDDIIQSNPKFFKKGENNISEVIDYRKNNYKIIPVVEKDHTVVNVVNFRKKKSYLPIDAVIMAGGRGARLRPLTDNTPKPLLKVGEKPIIEHNIDRLNSFGIDDLWLSIRYLGDQIKEYFEDGSYKGVTIQYVTEDEPLGTIGAVKKIKNFKHDTVLVTNSDLLTDLDYEDFYIQFLESGADMSVVTIPYKVDIPYAVLETNDSQVHDFKEKPTYTYYSNGGIYLIKKNVLDLIPENEFFNATDLMEKLIKSSNKVHSYPLIGYWLDIGKHEDYNKAQSDIMKLKI; this comes from the coding sequence ATGACGGATTTTAGAAGGCACTTAATTACTAAAGGAACAAAAATAAAAGATGCGTTAGTACAGCTAAATGATTTAGCAAGTGATGCAATTTTGTTCGTAGTTGACGAAAGTAATAAATTGATCGGATCTTTAACTGATGGAGATGTAAGAAGGGGGTTAATTAAAGGGATACAGATTGATGCTCAGGTGGATGATATTATTCAATCAAATCCGAAATTTTTCAAAAAAGGTGAGAATAATATTTCTGAAGTTATTGATTATAGAAAAAATAATTATAAAATAATTCCTGTTGTAGAAAAAGATCATACGGTTGTTAATGTCGTTAACTTTAGAAAAAAGAAATCTTACCTTCCTATTGATGCCGTGATCATGGCCGGTGGCAGAGGGGCTAGATTAAGGCCACTTACTGATAATACTCCAAAACCTTTATTGAAAGTTGGTGAAAAACCAATTATTGAACATAATATTGATAGGTTAAATAGTTTTGGTATTGATGACTTGTGGTTATCTATTAGATATCTTGGAGATCAGATAAAGGAATATTTCGAGGATGGATCCTATAAAGGTGTAACCATTCAATATGTAACAGAGGATGAGCCATTAGGCACCATTGGGGCTGTAAAAAAAATAAAAAATTTCAAACATGATACCGTATTAGTAACAAATTCTGATTTATTAACCGATCTGGATTATGAAGATTTTTATATACAATTTTTAGAGTCGGGGGCTGATATGTCTGTTGTAACAATTCCATACAAGGTAGATATCCCTTATGCAGTATTGGAAACGAATGATAGCCAGGTTCATGATTTTAAAGAAAAACCAACATATACATACTATTCAAATGGGGGGATTTATTTAATTAAAAAAAATGTATTAGACTTAATTCCTGAAAATGAGTTTTTCAATGCGACTGATTTGATGGAAAAACTGATAAAAAGCTCCAATAAAGTTCATTCATATCCATTAATAGGGTATTGGCTGGATATAGGTAAACATGAAGATTACAATAAAGCTCAAAGCGATATTATGAAATTGAAAATATAA
- a CDS encoding UDP-N-acetylglucosamine 2-epimerase, which yields MRSFSRGEESLGAIDNIYRHQITLASHIHFTSSELYCKRVIELIGSSQGVYNVGSIALDKINKSSLISENDFRTKYNIPEKEFILITIHPETKNIDSNEVFAEEIYKAAFELIKGFHLVITMPNSDTKGSIFRNMWKKLKSEFPTDVSLIENFGSENYYAAMQYAKLLLGNSSSGIIEAATFNKYVVNIGDRQKGRARSLNTIDVDFDYKDILFKVKEIIPKGEFKGNNEYFQENSIQKVINIIKDYDGF from the coding sequence ATTCGCTCATTTTCACGGGGAGAAGAATCTCTTGGTGCGATTGATAATATTTACAGGCATCAAATAACTCTCGCTTCACATATTCATTTTACTTCATCCGAATTATATTGTAAAAGAGTTATTGAATTAATTGGCTCTTCACAAGGAGTTTATAATGTAGGATCAATTGCTCTGGATAAAATAAATAAATCTTCTTTAATATCTGAAAATGATTTTAGAACCAAATATAATATTCCTGAAAAGGAGTTTATATTAATTACAATTCATCCTGAAACTAAAAATATTGATAGTAATGAAGTTTTTGCTGAAGAAATTTATAAAGCAGCATTTGAACTAATTAAAGGTTTTCATCTGGTAATAACGATGCCAAATAGTGATACTAAAGGATCTATTTTTCGAAATATGTGGAAAAAGCTGAAATCTGAATTTCCCACTGATGTCTCTTTAATAGAGAATTTTGGCTCAGAAAACTATTATGCAGCTATGCAATACGCTAAATTATTATTGGGGAATAGTTCAAGCGGTATAATTGAAGCTGCTACTTTCAATAAATATGTTGTTAATATTGGAGATAGACAAAAGGGGAGAGCTAGAAGTTTAAATACTATCGATGTTGACTTTGATTATAAAGATATACTTTTTAAAGTGAAAGAAATTATACCAAAGGGTGAATTTAAAGGTAATAATGAATACTTTCAGGAAAATTCTATCCAAAAAGTGATCAATATAATAAAAGACTATGACGGATTTTAG
- a CDS encoding UDP-N-acetylglucosamine 2-epimerase: MKLGVLTSSRADFGIYKQLLKEISELINFEIIAFGTHLSKFHGFTIDEIKSEFSVPIHEINTVIANDDMNSISTSYGLTVQKFVDFWDNNNFDIVLCLGDRYEMNAAVQAGIPYNIRFAHFHGEKNLLVRLIIFTGIK; the protein is encoded by the coding sequence ATGAAATTAGGCGTACTAACAAGTTCAAGAGCCGACTTTGGAATATATAAACAATTGCTTAAGGAGATTTCGGAGCTAATAAATTTTGAAATAATTGCCTTTGGTACTCATCTTTCAAAATTTCATGGTTTTACTATAGATGAAATAAAATCAGAATTTTCAGTTCCTATTCATGAGATTAATACTGTTATCGCAAATGATGATATGAATTCAATCTCAACATCATATGGATTAACGGTTCAGAAGTTCGTAGATTTTTGGGATAATAATAACTTTGATATTGTACTTTGTTTAGGGGATAGATATGAAATGAATGCGGCAGTACAAGCAGGAATACCCTATAATATTAGATTCGCTCATTTTCACGGGGAGAAGAATCTCTTGGTGCGATTGATAATATTTACAGGCATCAAATAA
- the neuB gene encoding N-acetylneuraminate synthase: MRTLIIAEAGVNHNGNIEIAKKLVETAAEAGADYVKFQTFKAEKIVSFKAKKADYQSLNLNDDQISQYEMLKKLELSHSDHIELKGFAEKCGIKFTSSPFDVESIEYLQKIGVDLFKCPSGEITNYPYLKALAQTGAKLILSTGMANYGEIEAAIQLLMENGLKKDKLTVLHCNTQYPTPLKDVNLLAMNAIKTAFGVNVGYSDHTLGIEVPTAAVALGASVIEKHFTLDRTMDGPDHVASLEPNELTSMVHAIRNIELATSGSGIKEVTPSELENKKIARKSIHIIRPLKKGDEIRESNLISLRPGDGISPMEWERIVGKRVTTDLEANHMLEWRDISN; encoded by the coding sequence ATGAGAACATTGATAATTGCTGAAGCAGGAGTAAATCATAACGGTAATATTGAGATTGCTAAAAAACTTGTAGAAACTGCAGCTGAAGCAGGAGCTGATTATGTTAAGTTTCAGACATTTAAAGCTGAAAAAATTGTTAGTTTTAAGGCTAAAAAAGCTGATTATCAATCTTTGAATCTTAATGATGATCAAATTTCACAATATGAAATGTTGAAGAAGTTAGAGCTTTCTCATTCTGATCATATTGAACTAAAAGGGTTTGCAGAGAAATGCGGTATAAAATTCACTTCAAGTCCTTTTGATGTTGAGAGTATAGAATATTTACAGAAAATAGGAGTTGATTTATTTAAATGTCCAAGTGGGGAAATAACAAACTACCCTTATTTGAAAGCTCTTGCTCAAACAGGGGCAAAATTGATATTGTCAACAGGTATGGCTAATTACGGCGAGATCGAAGCTGCCATTCAACTATTAATGGAGAATGGTTTAAAAAAAGATAAACTAACTGTCTTGCATTGCAATACTCAATATCCTACACCATTGAAAGATGTTAATCTCCTGGCAATGAATGCTATAAAAACTGCTTTTGGAGTCAATGTTGGATATTCAGATCATACCTTGGGGATTGAGGTTCCTACAGCTGCTGTAGCTTTAGGTGCTTCAGTTATTGAGAAGCATTTTACCCTTGATAGAACAATGGATGGCCCTGATCATGTTGCATCACTTGAACCAAATGAATTGACAAGTATGGTGCATGCAATTAGAAATATAGAACTAGCCACTTCAGGATCAGGGATAAAAGAGGTTACTCCAAGTGAATTGGAAAATAAAAAGATTGCTCGCAAAAGTATTCATATTATTAGGCCTTTAAAAAAAGGAGATGAAATACGGGAATCTAACTTAATTAGCCTTAGACCAGGCGATGGGATTTCTCCTATGGAATGGGAGCGGATAGTCGGTAAAAGGGTTACAACTGATCTTGAAGCAAATCATATGTTGGAGTGGAGAGATATATCTAATTGA
- a CDS encoding NAD-dependent 4,6-dehydratase LegB — translation MQEKKVLITGADGFIGSHLTELLIKEGYKVKAFVYYNSFNSWGWLETLSRDTLSQIEIFSGDIRDPNGVRTAMKGVDMVFHLAALIAIPFSYHSPDSYVDTNVKGTLNIIQAAKDLGLERVLVTSTSEVYGTAQFVPITEDHPKQPQSPYSASKIGADCIAESFYRSFDLPLTIVRPFNTYGPRQSARAIIPTIISQLLNKKQEIKLGDLRPTRDLLYVEDTARGFIEIAKSDKTIGEHVNIATESEISMQELAQTMIDQINPQARIVTDNERLRPEKSEVFRLFGSAKKIKELTDWTPNYTLETGLAETISWFSQTENLKNYKADIYNI, via the coding sequence ATGCAAGAAAAAAAAGTTTTAATTACTGGGGCAGATGGATTTATTGGCAGCCACTTAACTGAATTACTGATTAAAGAAGGCTATAAAGTAAAAGCATTTGTTTATTATAATTCATTTAATTCATGGGGCTGGCTTGAGACTTTGTCAAGGGATACTTTATCTCAAATAGAGATATTCTCCGGGGATATTCGAGATCCAAATGGAGTTAGGACTGCTATGAAAGGTGTGGATATGGTTTTTCATTTAGCTGCTTTAATCGCAATCCCTTTTAGCTATCATTCTCCCGATTCTTATGTTGACACGAATGTTAAGGGTACCCTTAACATCATTCAAGCAGCAAAGGATCTAGGTTTAGAAAGAGTACTTGTTACATCTACCTCTGAAGTATATGGAACGGCCCAGTTTGTTCCAATAACAGAAGATCATCCCAAACAACCCCAATCACCTTATTCAGCATCAAAGATTGGTGCAGATTGTATAGCAGAATCTTTTTACAGAAGCTTTGATCTTCCTCTCACCATTGTCAGGCCATTTAATACCTATGGCCCCAGACAATCAGCAAGGGCTATCATCCCAACAATTATTTCACAATTATTGAATAAAAAGCAAGAAATTAAACTTGGTGATTTAAGGCCAACCAGGGATTTATTGTATGTTGAGGATACTGCAAGAGGATTTATAGAAATAGCAAAATCTGATAAAACTATAGGTGAGCACGTAAACATAGCGACAGAATCTGAAATATCAATGCAGGAATTAGCTCAGACAATGATTGATCAAATTAATCCTCAAGCTAGAATTGTTACAGATAATGAGAGATTAAGACCGGAAAAAAGTGAAGTTTTCAGGTTGTTTGGTTCGGCGAAGAAAATTAAAGAACTTACTGATTGGACGCCGAATTATACCTTGGAGACAGGATTGGCTGAAACAATAAGCTGGTTTTCTCAAACAGAAAACCTAAAAAATTATAAAGCGGATATTTATAATATTTAG